The genomic interval GGTATGATAAGATTTTCAAAATACCTTGGTATCTGCAAACAGCTGCTTCCCTCTTTATGCAAATGGAGCCCATCTGTACCTCAGCTGACACACAGTAGCTTGTCTTAGAGCAACTCCTGTACAAAACACTCctcagccagctgtggtggcacttgcttttaattccagcatttggggagctgaggcagaaggattgccaagAGTTCaggggctgcatagcaagttccataccagccttggctacataatgagaccttgtgtcaTAAAACAGACAAACCGCATCACTCAGCTTATCACTTCGTCTGAGGTAAATTTCCTACTTTATATATTGCTTTATATATAACATGCATATACATTAaccttttctgttatttttataaacCTTTTGAAAGTAAAACtttcaaataaatataatgaTATTGCATTACTCACGCTGTAAGTTCTGACCTGAGCTCTTCCTCCTTATGTTTAGAGCAGAGGAATTGTTCCAGACTTGCTTTTAAGTAGCTCCTGCCCGTCCTGTCTCGTACTAAAACCCCGGCCATCTGGGCCACCAAGCAGCTGAAATGTGGCTGATTCCAGAGGCCTGGTGTGAGGAGGACAGTGGAAATACCTTGTATTAAATTGATTACGtgtttctgctgtgtgtgtgtgtacacatatgctgTGTATATATGCTAGGTAAAGTAGTTAACGTGGCTGCCAGTGGAGAGAAATACAGAATTACACACTTCGCTTGCATCCATTGTTTTGTTCAGCGCATTGTACAGCTCTCATTTACTTTCTCCACCGTGTAAAACGGGTGTGGAGGTAAATGACAGTacactgtgcatgtgtgcttgtgtgtgcgactgcatgtatgtgcacataccacGGCACATGTGTAAAGGGTAGAGGACAGCTTAGGGTGTTCACTTCTTTCCTCCCATCATTTGGgccctggggaccaaactcaggtgctcAGGTTTGGCAGCCGGCacccttagctgctgagtcatcccaCCAGCACCCAGTGACTGATGTTTCAGGAAGGTCCATCTCGTTTTCACTATTAGACCCCCGACCGTTACTTacctgtttatgtgtgtgtgcacatatgtattgAGACGGGCCTTACTGTGTAgctatggctggcctggaacttgttgtgtagcccaggctggcctctgcctactTCTACCTCTCAAGGATTAAAAGCAttcactaccatgcccagcagacCTCAGAATTTGAAGAGAAGACTTCTTCATAACGGTGTGGAGGGTATATGCTGTTGTAGGCAATACTCAGAACCCATACTTTTTCTGGTCtcaatagtttaaaaaagaaaaaaaaatcagtattttattcCTAAGACTTTTGtgaatgtttctgttttttttttttctgaacttttttttagcattttatttcttttgtgtgtattagtgttttgtctgaaatgtatgtctgtgcaccttgcCCATACCTGGTGCCTGAGGTTGCCAGAAAAAggagtcagatgccctggaactggagttacagatggttgtgagccaccatgtgggtgctaccGGGAAGTGAACCCacatcctctagaagagcagccagtgctcttaacctctgggtcaACACTTCAGGTTTTTTGGGGCGGCAGGGGTGGCGTTTGTTTTGTATGTCCTATTCACAGACGTGCTCAGTGCAGCCGTACCTACCGGGTTGGCCTTCCTGCGTCCCTGGGGAGGGCGGGGGGTGTAAGCCACTCAGCGCGGCTTTCCACCCTCTGTCTGGCTGTTGTTACAGTTGCAGaagttctttctcttttgtgtatgtgttccttTTATTCATTCTGACTCTGAGTTGGCTATTACCAACAACAACGGTTAATATGTAAGGGGCTAAAGTTTAGGCCTCACCAGCTCCAGGAATGTGGCTCCAgaggtggagtgcttgcctagcaagcaagaAGCCCTGGGCTTttcaaactgggcatggtggtgcacgcctgtagcccagcacttgagaggtagaggcagaagataGAGGttcaggtcatccttggctacgtaAAGAGCCCGGCCttgatacatgagaccctgggtaGCAGAGGTGTCCGTCAGTGCAGTGTGATATGCTCTGGGCAGCGTTTTGTTTTcacgggcagtggtggtgcacacctttaatcccagcacttgagaagcaagggcaggcggatctctgtgagttcgaggccagcctggtctacaaagcgagttccaggacagctaggactgttacgcagagaaaccctgtctcaaacaatggaagaaaaaaaaaaaaggtaacgcATTTCCTACAAATTTACCTGTGGCTTTTTTCCTCTTCAGATTGCAAAAGATGCCAAAGAATGTGTTCAGGAATGTGTGAGTGAGTTCATAAGCTTCATAACATCTGAGGCAAGCGAACGCTGTCATCAGGAGAAGCGGAAGACGATTAATGGGGAGGATATTCTCTTCGCCATGTCCACTCTAGGCTTCGACAGCTACgtggaacctctgaaactgtacctTCAGAAGTTCAGAGAGGTAAGTGGTGTGGCCGCAGTGCCATGCCACCATCAGCTGAGTGTTAGACCATGTCACCTCAAATGCTTTGCAGCAAATCATGTGACATTTCCAGTAGTGTTAGATGTGTAAGATTATAGTATTTCAAATACCAATTCTTTACCTCTTTCCTGTTTTATTACAAGCTTGAGCAGGTGAATAGTGATTAAAAGGATTCTGGGTTTGTGCTGCCAGGGGGCAGAATATTGAAATGGTTTAGGCTTTGGTTCCTCATCTGTAAAGGGAGACTTACAGCACTTCCACTATAGAATTATTGAAAAGATTAAATGGTGGACAAAGCTGCTGCACTAAGTGAGGAGCCGTCGGTCAGTGTGGGACCTCTCAGATGACCAGAGGATGGTGTGACCTTCCCTTCCTGTGCATACACATTATACACGTCTGCTGTCATCACTTGGCACCTCAGGTTTTGAGACGGGCCTCCTTGACCAGGAGCCCACTAACGGGCTGGTCGGCTGGCCAGAAGCCCCGAGACCCTTCTGTCTGTCCCCCCAGCACCGGTTACGGCTCTGAAGTGGGTTGTGAGGACTCTGAACTAGGGTCCTCCTGCTTGCTGGGAAAAAGCATCTTCAGGGTTCAAAGTCCCTCCCTGAAATTGGTGGGTGTTTGCATGGAATGAGTAAAAGTGGGGAAACTAAGTCACAGTACTCTCCTAAATACTTCCCACAATACTTTGCTACTGAAGAgtaccacagacccagagagcaGCTGGAATTTTGGAGGTCTCTGGTTCAAACAAATTTGTAGTTGGGAATTTTAAACACTAAGCTTGGAGCTTCCCAATATTTCCCACCTGGCCGTACACAGATGACGACACACAAACAGGCCGTAAAGAGTTAATAAAACACTCTGTCATGTCATCGTTTTCTAACTGAGGCTTCCTGTTTGGGACATCACGCTCTCGTTTAGAAACAGTTGGATGTGAGCACTTGTTTGGGCTTCTTCATTCCCTAGGCCATGAAAGGAGAGAAGGGCATTGGTGGAGCGGTCTCGGCTACAGATGGGCTAAGCGAGGAGCTCACAGAAGAGGCGTTTAGTAAGTACTTGGCAGGCTGTTGCTGGGGAGTGGGCCGCTGAGGCTTGAGGCTAAGCGACTTGTCGGGGACCTGCCCTAAATGACCGCTTCAAGTCCATGTCCTTGTTACGTTGGTGAGTGATGTGTGCAGATTTGAGCCGGGAAGACAGACACCTCGACCTTATAGTAATAATTGCAATCATTCTCCTCACTTCGCGTTTGAGTGAAGACTTCTGAGAGGAATATTGAGAATTATAGCTTATGACATAAAATTGTGTGATTTAAATGTTAACACAAGAAACTTCACCTACCAGACTCACGCTGCTCAGTCCTGTGTTGCTCCGGCCACGCCCAGTGGTGAGGCTAGGTCTGAGCATGACTCAGAAACTCTGTTGCTGAGTCCAGTGTAGACATGTGAGGCAGTGAATTGGAAGGCACGGTAGGGaaaaaaatgtgacttttatTCTTAGAGGACTTTTTAAACAGAGAATACAAAGTTTATGATTTTTCATAGGATTATATTCTGCATATCTGGGAGAACTGTAATGGGACATTAATAGCGTTAAACGAAGATTGAGGCCAAGAGAGTAAGATTATTTCCCCTTTAACTTGTCTTTTCTCCTTCCGTCAGCTAACCAGTTACCAGCTGGCTTAATAACCGCAGATGGTCAACAACAAAACGTTATGGTTTACACAACGTCCTATCAACAGGTATGGTACCGTCGGCACCTCACAACATCAAAAGCACATGACAGTCACTGTAATAAAATGGTTCTCTCCAAATATATATTACTGTCAGAGTTCCTTAATGATGAAAGCATTTCCCAGCTGCTCACGTCTGCATGGAAGGTGACGTAGCTCTGAGGCAGGCAGCAGCTAGCTGGTGTGGGAACAACCCCCTCGTGCTGCCTTTCTGGTGGCTGAACTAGACATGTTACTTGAaacgtttttgtttttgatttttcgagacagggtttctctgtgtagttctggtgcctgttctggatctcgctctgtagaccaggctggccttgaactcacagagatccgcctgcctctgcctcccgagtgctgggattaaaggtgtgcgccaccaccgtccctTGAAACTTTTCAAGATCTTACTTTCCATTTTCCAATCCTAGATTTCTGGTGTCCAGCAAATTCAGTTTTCGTGATCTGAAGAAGTGATGGAAGCGGGCTGTACAGATAGTCCGACCAAGTCTGGAACAGAGGCCGAGTCGGGAGGAAGTGGGAAGGCGCCTCTTTGTACAATACGTAGCTGTAATGTAGCTTCCTGATGCTTGACTAATTGAGGTGTTAATTCTGACTTGAGAATCTTTTTCATGaatgattttaaagaaaaaattggaTTTTAaaggtattaaaatatttttgttttgtacgAGAGTTTGTTGCTCTGTATGACGCCTGTATGCATTGTATATTGCAATTTATTACTGTCAGAGATTTGTAGACAGTTTCTTATTTTCATATTGAATCATGTTATTTTGT from Peromyscus maniculatus bairdii isolate BWxNUB_F1_BW_parent chromosome 18, HU_Pman_BW_mat_3.1, whole genome shotgun sequence carries:
- the Nfyb gene encoding nuclear transcription factor Y subunit beta isoform X2 codes for the protein MSSSRTMIAKDAKECVQECVSEFISFITSEASERCHQEKRKTINGEDILFAMSTLGFDSYVEPLKLYLQKFREAMKGEKGIGGAVSATDGLSEELTEEAFTNQLPAGLITADGQQQNVMVYTTSYQQISGVQQIQFS
- the Nfyb gene encoding nuclear transcription factor Y subunit beta isoform X1 translates to MTMDGDSSTTDASQLGISADYIGGSHYVIQPHDDTEDSMNDHEDTNGSKESFREQDIYLPIANVARIMKNAIPQTGKIAKDAKECVQECVSEFISFITSEASERCHQEKRKTINGEDILFAMSTLGFDSYVEPLKLYLQKFREAMKGEKGIGGAVSATDGLSEELTEEAFTNQLPAGLITADGQQQNVMVYTTSYQQISGVQQIQFS